One window of Cryobacterium arcticum genomic DNA carries:
- a CDS encoding toxin-antitoxin system YwqK family antitoxin, whose protein sequence is MPPSSPTPTPESAEPTTGLPVPRHDRFANGSLKASGFELDGRLHGHWEWFRLDGTLMRSGDFHLGDQVGVWRTWDRAGRIVKETSFRAAPSGDAVPAPTDPPHGTIAHP, encoded by the coding sequence ATGCCACCTTCGTCGCCCACCCCCACGCCCGAGTCGGCCGAACCGACGACGGGTCTGCCCGTCCCCCGGCACGACCGGTTCGCGAACGGCTCGCTCAAGGCCAGCGGGTTCGAACTGGACGGCAGACTGCACGGTCATTGGGAGTGGTTCCGGCTCGACGGCACCCTGATGCGCTCGGGAGACTTCCACCTCGGCGATCAGGTCGGCGTGTGGCGCACCTGGGACCGCGCCGGACGCATCGTGAAGGAGACGTCCTTCCGCGCGGCACCGTCGGGCGACGCCGTCCCGGCGCCCACCGACCCTCCTCACGGGACCATAGC
- a CDS encoding ABC transporter ATP-binding protein — protein sequence MTDSHSGPTGANGQAPGTAEHAVVAQDLRKSYGRGESAVAALDGVSVVFPRGQFAAVMGPSGSGKSTLMQCLAGLDTVTGGTVWIDGTPITGLRDRGLTRLRRDKIGFVFQAYNLVPTLTARQNIVLPLALARRRVDRAWFDEVVQTLGLTGRLKHRPHELSGGQQQRVAVARALLGRPAVIFADEPTGNLDSVAGAEVLALLRTSVQQWGQTVIMVTHDAVAASWSDRVVLLADGHISGELQDPTVDSVLAALHGARPAHDRSMA from the coding sequence ATGACCGACTCTCACAGCGGACCGACGGGAGCGAACGGCCAGGCACCGGGCACGGCGGAGCACGCCGTCGTGGCACAGGACTTGCGCAAGAGCTACGGCCGCGGCGAGTCGGCCGTCGCCGCCCTCGACGGGGTGTCGGTGGTCTTCCCGCGTGGACAGTTCGCCGCGGTGATGGGGCCGTCGGGGTCGGGCAAGTCCACCCTGATGCAGTGCCTGGCCGGACTGGACACCGTGACCGGAGGCACGGTCTGGATCGACGGCACACCGATCACCGGGCTGCGGGACCGGGGCCTCACCCGGCTGCGCCGGGACAAGATCGGGTTCGTCTTCCAGGCCTACAACCTCGTTCCCACCCTCACCGCCCGGCAGAACATCGTGCTGCCCCTCGCCTTGGCCAGGCGCCGGGTGGACCGGGCCTGGTTCGACGAGGTCGTGCAGACCCTCGGGTTGACCGGGCGGCTGAAGCACCGCCCGCACGAACTCTCCGGCGGCCAGCAGCAACGTGTGGCCGTGGCGCGGGCCCTGCTCGGCCGGCCGGCCGTGATCTTCGCCGACGAACCCACGGGAAACCTCGATTCGGTCGCCGGCGCCGAGGTGCTCGCGCTGCTGCGCACCAGTGTTCAACAGTGGGGCCAGACCGTCATCATGGTCACTCACGACGCCGTCGCGGCCTCCTGGTCCGACCGGGTCGTACTCCTCGCGGACGGCCATATCTCCGGTGAACTTCAGGACCCAACGGTCGACTCGGTGCTCGCCGCGCTGCACGGCGCCCGCCCGGCGCACGACCGGTCGATGGCGTGA
- a CDS encoding ABC transporter permease, translating into MIRVLLSGLRATLARLLATGLAVALSVGFVVATLTLSATFTRTTADSLAASMAKAEVSVTPEAAMVATSDPRHSTDVLLDLLPAVQAAPGVAGADVDRLAYVDLRFGETRSVAQLGVVLNDSVRWQTLASGRWPQSVTEATLDQPAAESIGLTEGDTVTMAAVGSGVSASTVTVVGITAPQVAGVDTGAPTLLMPAEALADPALFALSTSILVAGVPGADTAADADALAAAVSTAVAGASGVVVQTRADAVGDQTAQLSGSATVLTSILLAFATIALFVAAIVIANTFQVLVSQRTRELALLRCVGASAGQVRRLVLGEALLLGVGASVLGVGIGLAGATVLAEVSRDSASGLHLGQLVIDPALLAIGFGVGVLLTLVSALGPAHRATRVRPIAALRSVSAGPGVRRNLIGFVLAIVLVAGGGAGLYLGATRSGLAVAVVSGVVSFLGILLASALFIPWIVRAAGATIGWTSAPARLAALNATRNPARTASTAAALLVGVTLVTMMVVGVTSVRASIGERIDLKRPVDLTVQSGDPSGFSPEQESGITDMTDVAGSTSVDSGRVTITAGSAAPVILGARGLDPARVQDVARSTVVVPQNGQLLLNPADAGALHDGDHVTVTGDAGSADLTVALEETAPRKQATLTKTDLLGLVATPVIRQMQLRLDDEITSSQVQQLSTDILSVSDQFTVGGGAPERTYYEQLLDVMLLIVLALLTMAVVIACVGVANTMALSVFERRRESALLRALGLTRGQLRRMLGIEATLITVVAAACGIGLGVLYAWAGLSAVSLQAQKLGLTVHLPWSQLGLVLLGALVAGLIATIVPASGAARRSPVEGLMHE; encoded by the coding sequence GTGATTCGGGTCCTCCTCTCCGGCCTACGGGCCACGCTGGCGCGATTGCTCGCCACCGGATTGGCGGTGGCGTTGTCCGTGGGTTTCGTCGTGGCGACGCTCACCCTGTCGGCCACCTTCACCCGCACCACCGCCGACTCCCTCGCGGCGAGCATGGCCAAGGCCGAGGTCTCGGTCACACCGGAAGCGGCGATGGTGGCCACCTCCGACCCACGGCACTCCACCGATGTGCTCCTCGACCTGCTGCCCGCCGTGCAGGCCGCGCCGGGCGTCGCCGGAGCCGATGTGGACCGGCTGGCCTATGTGGATCTGAGGTTCGGTGAGACCCGGAGCGTGGCGCAGCTCGGCGTGGTGCTCAACGATTCGGTGCGCTGGCAGACCCTGGCCTCCGGGCGCTGGCCGCAGAGCGTCACCGAAGCGACCCTCGACCAGCCCGCCGCAGAGTCGATCGGGCTGACCGAGGGCGACACCGTCACGATGGCCGCGGTCGGCTCCGGCGTGAGCGCCAGCACCGTGACGGTCGTCGGCATCACCGCGCCGCAGGTCGCGGGCGTCGACACCGGCGCCCCCACCCTCCTGATGCCGGCCGAGGCCCTCGCCGACCCCGCCCTCTTCGCCCTGTCCACCTCGATCCTCGTGGCCGGCGTGCCCGGGGCCGACACCGCCGCGGATGCCGACGCGCTCGCCGCCGCCGTGAGCACGGCCGTCGCCGGGGCGTCGGGCGTCGTGGTGCAGACGCGAGCCGACGCCGTGGGCGACCAGACCGCCCAACTGTCCGGCAGCGCCACCGTGCTCACCAGCATCCTGCTGGCGTTCGCGACGATCGCCCTGTTCGTTGCCGCCATCGTGATCGCCAACACCTTCCAGGTGCTGGTCAGCCAGCGCACCCGGGAACTGGCGCTGCTGCGCTGCGTGGGCGCCAGCGCGGGGCAGGTGCGCCGGTTGGTGCTGGGGGAAGCGCTGCTGCTGGGCGTGGGCGCGTCGGTGCTCGGGGTGGGCATCGGCCTGGCCGGGGCAACTGTGCTGGCCGAGGTCAGCCGGGACAGCGCATCCGGCCTGCACCTGGGGCAGCTCGTGATCGACCCGGCACTGTTGGCCATCGGGTTCGGTGTCGGCGTGCTGCTCACCCTGGTGTCGGCGCTCGGGCCCGCGCACCGGGCCACCCGGGTGCGTCCCATCGCCGCGCTGCGGTCGGTGTCCGCGGGCCCCGGTGTTCGCCGCAACCTGATCGGCTTCGTGCTCGCCATCGTGCTGGTTGCGGGCGGCGGCGCCGGGCTCTATCTCGGAGCGACCCGGTCGGGGTTGGCCGTGGCCGTGGTCTCCGGGGTCGTCAGCTTCCTCGGCATCTTGCTGGCGTCCGCGCTGTTCATCCCGTGGATAGTGCGTGCTGCCGGCGCGACCATCGGGTGGACCTCGGCACCCGCCCGACTCGCCGCGCTGAACGCCACCCGCAATCCGGCCCGCACAGCCTCGACGGCCGCCGCGCTGCTCGTGGGGGTGACCCTGGTGACCATGATGGTCGTGGGGGTGACCTCGGTGCGGGCGTCGATCGGCGAGCGGATCGACCTCAAGCGCCCGGTGGACCTCACCGTGCAGTCGGGCGACCCGTCGGGATTCAGCCCGGAGCAGGAATCCGGTATCACCGACATGACCGACGTGGCCGGGTCGACGTCGGTGGATTCGGGCCGGGTCACGATCACGGCGGGTTCCGCGGCTCCGGTGATCCTCGGCGCGCGCGGGCTCGACCCGGCTCGGGTACAGGACGTCGCCCGCTCCACCGTGGTCGTGCCGCAGAACGGGCAACTGCTGCTCAACCCGGCGGATGCGGGCGCGCTCCACGACGGTGACCACGTGACCGTGACCGGGGATGCCGGCAGCGCCGACCTGACGGTGGCGCTCGAGGAGACCGCTCCGCGGAAACAGGCCACGCTCACCAAGACCGACCTCCTCGGCCTGGTCGCGACTCCGGTCATCCGGCAGATGCAGCTGCGCCTCGACGATGAGATCACCAGCAGCCAGGTACAGCAGCTGAGCACCGACATCCTCTCGGTGAGCGATCAGTTCACCGTGGGCGGTGGGGCACCGGAGCGGACGTACTACGAACAACTTCTCGATGTGATGCTGCTCATCGTGCTGGCCCTGCTCACGATGGCGGTCGTCATCGCCTGTGTGGGCGTCGCCAACACCATGGCCCTGTCGGTCTTCGAACGGCGCCGCGAATCAGCCCTGCTGCGCGCCCTGGGCCTCACCCGCGGCCAGTTGCGGCGGATGCTCGGCATCGAGGCGACGTTGATCACCGTGGTGGCCGCGGCGTGCGGCATCGGGCTCGGTGTGCTCTACGCCTGGGCGGGGCTGTCCGCGGTGTCGCTGCAGGCGCAGAAGCTCGGGCTGACGGTGCACCTGCCCTGGTCGCAACTCGGGCTGGTGCTGCTCGGCGCGCTCGTGGCGGGGCTGATTGCCACCATCGTGCCGGCCTCAGGCGCGGCACGGCGGTCACCCGTCGAGGGGCTCATGCACGAGTAG
- a CDS encoding LON peptidase substrate-binding domain-containing protein, with the protein MSNRGNTPDEPGTPDRSPDTQEPADPGGLPMFPLGSVLFPYMPLQLRVFEERYLMMLARILESEPAEFGVVLIERGQEVGGGEHAFSTGTVAQVIELVAPEGFVGLVAQGDRRIEVVEWSDGAPYPQAVVRELPPLVWDDALKPLRVLAEQTVRRTLSLASEFTDDAWSADVALSEDPVEAAWQLAGIAPVGPLDQVDMLRSTTMAGLLRAIFDHTEAAADAFRLPGPDALDADDLGTDDLGPDDPGRNS; encoded by the coding sequence ATGTCCAATCGAGGGAACACGCCCGACGAACCCGGTACACCGGACCGTTCGCCTGACACGCAGGAGCCGGCCGACCCCGGCGGCCTGCCGATGTTCCCACTCGGATCGGTGCTCTTTCCCTATATGCCCCTGCAGCTGAGGGTCTTCGAGGAGCGGTACCTGATGATGCTGGCGCGCATCCTGGAGTCGGAGCCGGCCGAGTTCGGCGTGGTACTCATCGAACGCGGCCAGGAGGTGGGCGGCGGCGAGCACGCCTTCAGCACCGGAACCGTGGCCCAGGTGATCGAGCTCGTGGCTCCGGAGGGCTTCGTCGGCCTTGTGGCCCAGGGCGATCGGCGCATCGAGGTCGTTGAGTGGAGCGACGGCGCTCCCTACCCGCAAGCCGTGGTGCGCGAGCTGCCGCCCCTGGTCTGGGATGACGCCCTCAAGCCCCTGCGGGTGCTGGCCGAGCAGACCGTGCGCCGCACCCTGTCGCTGGCCAGCGAGTTCACCGACGACGCCTGGTCGGCCGATGTGGCGCTCTCCGAGGACCCGGTTGAGGCCGCCTGGCAGCTGGCCGGCATCGCCCCGGTTGGGCCGCTCGACCAGGTCGACATGCTCCGGTCCACCACGATGGCGGGCCTGCTCCGGGCGATCTTCGACCACACCGAGGCGGCCGCCGACGCCTTCCGGCTGCCCGGCCCCGACGCCCTCGATGCGGACGATCTCGGCACCGACGACCTCGGCCCGGACGACCCGGGCCGGAACTCCTGA
- a CDS encoding amidase: MDLAEYASHDAVGLRAAIRAGAVSAAEVERLARDAVDAVNADLNALARPLLDPALAAEATGPFAGVPFLIKDSGPFARGVQFALGSRSIQGVAADADHELMVRFRAAGLVAIGQTTAPEFGLNFATEPLRTGPTRNPWALERGVGGSSGGAAALVAAGAVPLAHANDAAGSIRVPAACCGIVGLKPSRGRTPSGPLAGEAGFGLIGEFALTRSIRDTAHLLDAVGSPSIGEKYTLPAPINPFARSHRQDPGRLSVALVTEAWSGVPVDAQVAAAATAVGRTLEWIGHAVADARPEIDPFDIVEAEMLAVLASGAALLRAPRRPDPARLEAVSRVVLEETARASALDVAAAIDAQHRVTRAIGLFFTRYDLLVTPTVAQLPLPHGTLDYNTADHTARSWIRRILEFGPFTAPFNISGHPAISLPLGQSREGLPIGVQLVAAYGRDDLLLQAAAQLEQAMPWTDRLPPIHADQL; the protein is encoded by the coding sequence GTGGACCTCGCCGAATACGCCTCGCACGATGCTGTCGGCCTCCGCGCCGCCATCCGCGCCGGTGCTGTGTCGGCGGCCGAGGTCGAGCGGCTTGCCCGCGATGCCGTGGACGCGGTCAACGCCGACCTGAACGCCCTGGCCCGCCCGCTGTTAGACCCGGCGCTGGCGGCCGAGGCGACCGGCCCGTTCGCGGGCGTTCCCTTCCTGATCAAGGACAGCGGCCCGTTTGCTCGCGGTGTGCAGTTCGCTCTGGGCAGTCGGAGCATCCAGGGCGTCGCGGCCGACGCCGACCATGAGTTGATGGTGCGTTTCCGCGCCGCCGGACTGGTGGCGATCGGGCAGACCACCGCGCCCGAATTCGGGTTGAACTTCGCCACCGAACCCCTGCGCACCGGCCCCACCCGCAATCCCTGGGCCCTTGAGCGTGGGGTCGGTGGCTCAAGCGGCGGCGCCGCGGCGCTCGTCGCCGCCGGTGCGGTTCCGCTGGCGCACGCCAACGACGCGGCCGGGTCGATCCGGGTGCCCGCGGCCTGCTGCGGCATCGTGGGCCTCAAACCCAGCCGCGGCCGCACCCCCAGCGGCCCGCTGGCCGGGGAGGCCGGGTTTGGGTTGATCGGCGAATTCGCGCTCACCCGCAGCATCCGGGACACCGCCCACCTGCTGGATGCCGTGGGCTCCCCCAGCATCGGCGAGAAGTACACCCTGCCCGCACCGATCAATCCATTCGCGAGGTCGCACCGGCAAGATCCGGGCCGTCTGAGCGTCGCCCTCGTGACGGAGGCCTGGTCGGGGGTGCCGGTGGACGCGCAGGTCGCCGCCGCGGCCACGGCCGTGGGCCGCACACTCGAGTGGATCGGGCACGCGGTCGCCGACGCCCGTCCCGAGATCGACCCGTTCGATATCGTCGAGGCCGAGATGCTCGCCGTACTGGCCAGCGGAGCCGCCCTGCTGCGTGCCCCGCGCCGCCCTGACCCGGCGCGACTCGAGGCCGTTTCCCGCGTGGTGCTCGAGGAGACGGCCCGGGCCAGCGCCCTCGATGTGGCCGCCGCGATCGACGCCCAGCACCGGGTGACCCGGGCGATCGGACTGTTCTTCACCCGGTACGACCTGCTGGTCACCCCGACCGTGGCCCAGCTGCCCCTGCCGCACGGCACCCTGGACTACAACACGGCCGACCACACGGCCCGGTCGTGGATCCGCCGCATTCTCGAGTTCGGGCCGTTCACCGCGCCGTTCAACATCTCCGGGCATCCCGCGATCAGCCTGCCGCTGGGGCAGAGCCGCGAGGGACTGCCGATCGGGGTTCAGCTCGTGGCAGCGTACGGCCGCGACGACCTCCTGCTGCAGGCCGCGGCACAGCTCGAGCAGGCGATGCCCTGGACCGACCGGCTGCCGCCGATCCACGCCGACCAGCTGTGA